ACCTTGAGATTCAAATGCTTTGTTTTTAAATCCTTTATCTTTAGCTCTATCAAACATGATTTCGTTTTTTACCGTTTTATTTAGCCTCATACGAATTTCCCCTTTCCTCTGTCCGGGAAATGCGTGTTTTAAGGAATTGGAAACAAGTTCATTGATAATGATTCCCAGGGGAATTGCGGTGTCCACATTAAGAAAAACATCTTCCTGCAGATCTGTTTTCAGGTCTACGCCTGGGTGATCAAGCCTGTAAGTCTGAAAAAGGTTTTCACTCAGTTTCTGAATGTATGCTGCAAAATTCAGGGTCTCTGCGCCCTTTTCCTGATAAAGTTCTTCATGGATAAGAGCCATGGATATAATTCGGTTCTGGCTCTCCCTGAAAGCTTCTCTAACCTTCTCATCTTCGAAATTTTCAGCCTGGAGACTGAGCAGGGATGAGATGACCTGCAAATTGTTTTTGATCCTGTGGTGGATTTCTTTGATGCGGGCTTCTTTCATCTCAGCAAGGGCTTCTTCAGCTTCTTTTTTTTCGGTAATGTCATAAACCGCTCCCTGGTATTTATCTGGCTTTCCATCTTTTCCGGGAATCTTCTGATATAATTCATTTACCCATACTGATTTTCCGCTTTTGTGTATTATTCTGTACTCAAACTCAGTATCGTGAGCACGAGGAGAATTTTTAATCCACATTACCTGTTTAAGTACGGCAGGCAGGTCTTCGGGATGAACTATATCCATCCACCAGACTCGTGTGGACATGAAATCCTCTTCGCTGTATCCGGTTAGTTCTTCAACAGCCCCGTGAGTGAATTCAGGAATAAGGTTTTCATCAAGCTGGAACGCAATTCCTTTGAAGTTCTGTGTAAATGAACGATATTTTTCCTCACTTATCTCCAGCCTTTCCTGGGCAAGCTTTCTTTCAGTAATGTCTTTTATTACTCCAAGGAGTTTGTAAGGCTTGCCGGTTTCGTCCAGAAGGCAGACTCCATTATCCTCAGCACAAAAATAAGTTCCGTCTTTTTTCCTGAACCTGAACTCTATCCTGTACTTTCCTCCCCGCTTCCAGGCTCTTTCAAGCTCTTCAGTCGTGTGCTTCAGATCTTCAGGATGAATATATCCTATCCAGACATTTTTAGGAGTTTCGTAGAAATTCTGAGGAAGATAGCCAGTAACTTTTTCGACCGCACCTTGAAGGTAGCCCCTGTTACTTCTAAAATCGTAATCATATACTATCTGTTCTGTCTGTTCCATAACAATTCGGTACTTCTCTTCATTTTTTTCTAATTGATTGCGGACAAGTTTTTGTTCCGTAATATCCTTCACCACTCCAAGAACCCTATGAGATACTCCATCATGGTTTAGTAGATAAGTTCCCGTATCTTCAACGTCAATGTAAGCTCCGTCCTTTCTTTTGAGCCTGTACTCAACACGATCTCTTCCACCTGTTCTTCTGGCCTGCATGAATTTTTCTAGCACGTATTTCCTATCATCAGGATGAATATGCCTGACCCAGTCATCCAGGTCAAACTTCTTTACTTCGCCTATACCATACCCGAAAACCTCTTCAACAGCCCCTGCCAGAGAAAGTTTATTATTGTCAAGATCGTTATCGTATACGAGCTGCCCTGTCTGTTCGGTAACGATTCTATATCGCTCCTCATTCTCCTCAAGAGCTTTTTCTGACATTCTAAGCTCAGTAATATCCTGGAGGACCGTAACAAGCCCCATGACTTCTCCATTTTCATCCCTAAAGGTCGACCTGTTCACAAGAAATATTCCGCTGGTGCCATCCGCAAATGTCACTTCCTGCTCGTGAGTTTTGTTCCCTCCGGATTTCAGAATATGTTTATCCAGTTTATCCCACTCTTTACAAATATCAGTAAAACACTTTCCGCTTACCATAGACCTTTCAGGAAATGTCTCTACAAATATTGTACAGACTTCAGGTAAAGTGTGCCCAATGACTTTTTCCTCAGGAAGACCGAAGAGACGCCTGGAGAAACTTTCATTGATTCCAAGATATACCCCGTTTTTATCTTTATAAGAAATCGGATTAACCATTGTGTTAATCATACTTTTAAGAAACTGAGAGTCGACCTGAGCTACCGGTTCTTCTTTTGGTCCTTTGTTGACATTTGCGGGAACCGAACTGCAGAATACGTCACTTGTAACCTGTAATTTTTTGATTCCCCTGCCTACCAATCCATGAGACTGCTGCTGGTTATT
The genomic region above belongs to Methanosarcina horonobensis HB-1 = JCM 15518 and contains:
- a CDS encoding PAS domain-containing protein is translated as MTNNQQQSHGLVGRGIKKLQVTSDVFCSSVPANVNKGPKEEPVAQVDSQFLKSMINTMVNPISYKDKNGVYLGINESFSRRLFGLPEEKVIGHTLPEVCTIFVETFPERSMVSGKCFTDICKEWDKLDKHILKSGGNKTHEQEVTFADGTSGIFLVNRSTFRDENGEVMGLVTVLQDITELRMSEKALEENEERYRIVTEQTGQLVYDNDLDNNKLSLAGAVEEVFGYGIGEVKKFDLDDWVRHIHPDDRKYVLEKFMQARRTGGRDRVEYRLKRKDGAYIDVEDTGTYLLNHDGVSHRVLGVVKDITEQKLVRNQLEKNEEKYRIVMEQTEQIVYDYDFRSNRGYLQGAVEKVTGYLPQNFYETPKNVWIGYIHPEDLKHTTEELERAWKRGGKYRIEFRFRKKDGTYFCAEDNGVCLLDETGKPYKLLGVIKDITERKLAQERLEISEEKYRSFTQNFKGIAFQLDENLIPEFTHGAVEELTGYSEEDFMSTRVWWMDIVHPEDLPAVLKQVMWIKNSPRAHDTEFEYRIIHKSGKSVWVNELYQKIPGKDGKPDKYQGAVYDITEKKEAEEALAEMKEARIKEIHHRIKNNLQVISSLLSLQAENFEDEKVREAFRESQNRIISMALIHEELYQEKGAETLNFAAYIQKLSENLFQTYRLDHPGVDLKTDLQEDVFLNVDTAIPLGIIINELVSNSLKHAFPGQRKGEIRMRLNKTVKNEIMFDRAKDKGFKNKAFESQGIYVAVSDNGIGISESVDVENPDTLGLQLVSTLVNQLDGDLELKKDNGTEFIIRINKGEDF